The Sabethes cyaneus chromosome 3, idSabCyanKW18_F2, whole genome shotgun sequence DNA window acaacccaacaaacatttttgttggatAACAGTTGTAgaatggttgaataaactgctcttcaaataaaatgtttcttgggaattACGGACCTAGTGGATTCCtattccagccgagattcgaacatacgacgaagccagctgagaaataaaattgcaataatgcaatggagacgcattgtgttttgttttttcctgCAAGGAAATAGATATTTTTGGTTCAACTTTGACTTTACTTCAAACAAACTCAAAAAACTTCGTGATTTTTCTCTCAATTCAAGTATATATTTACATCCGATAAATAGTGTTCCTCTAGCTATTCACATTAAAACGTACAACACAGAACTTCGGTTTCGGCTTAGCGTTTCAAGCATGGCAGTTGTTGATCTATTGGTTTCAGAAGGGAGGAGTCAGTTGAGCATTTTCCTGTTGTGATGATCAGGGCGGGGAGTGATGACGGGTGAGTATCAAGGGATTGAGTATCGACTTAGATGGTTCCAGGGGCTGGAGCCAGATTCAGCTGCTTCTGGGAGATGGCGTGTCCGGGCAGTGGAGCAACATGGACGGCACCACGGTTGGCAGTCACCGAGGTAGCACCGGGAACAACTCCGGCGTGGTGAGCAACCGAGGCAGCCGGGACTCCCCAGTGGGCAGCAGCAGGCCAGGCACCACCCCAGTGTCCAGCGGCAGCAGGCCAGGCACCACCCCAGTGTCCAGCAGCGGCTGGCCACGCGCCATAAGCTCCAGCGTACGGCCATGCTCCAGCGTTGGCCTGAACAACGGTAGCTCCCCATGGTCCCC harbors:
- the LOC128743327 gene encoding adult cuticle protein 1-like, with product MKFVVAAVVLAMAVASEASWPAGPWGPWGATVVQANAGAWPYAGAYGAWPAAAGHWGGAWPAAAGHWGGAWPAAAHWGVPAASVAHHAGVVPGATSVTANRGAVHVAPLPGHAISQKQLNLAPAPGTI